A single window of Archangium gephyra DNA harbors:
- a CDS encoding deoxycytidylate deaminase: MGNDRSSWDQYFMDIARQVASRATCDRKHVGALLVRDRTILSTGYNGSIRGLPHCSDVGHMMENGHCVATVHAEANAIIQAAKNGVRIDSEREKPTTLYTTASPCWPCFKLIANAGVQRIVYGEFYRDPRIFEYAGRLNIELVGPGPAEQPSGR, encoded by the coding sequence ATGGGCAATGACCGGAGCTCGTGGGATCAGTACTTCATGGACATCGCGCGTCAGGTGGCCAGCCGCGCCACCTGTGATCGCAAGCACGTGGGGGCGCTCCTGGTGCGCGACAGGACCATCCTCTCCACCGGCTACAACGGCTCCATCCGTGGCCTGCCCCACTGCAGTGACGTGGGCCATATGATGGAAAACGGACACTGTGTGGCCACCGTCCACGCCGAGGCCAACGCCATCATCCAGGCGGCCAAGAACGGCGTCCGCATCGACAGCGAGCGGGAGAAGCCCACCACGCTCTACACCACCGCCAGCCCCTGCTGGCCGTGCTTCAAGCTGATCGCGAACGCGGGCGTGCAGCGCATCGTCTACGGCGAGTTCTACCGTGATCCGCGCATCTTCGAGTACGCGGGCCGGCTGAACATCGAGCTGGTGGGGCCGGGCCCCGCGGAGCAGCCGAGCGGGCGCTGA
- a CDS encoding ArsA family ATPase, producing MSDARVLHFFGGKGGVGKTTLAAAYALRLAEEAPKEKVLLVSLDPVRSLSDLLNKKLSAKPVKVEEDEAAAAAAREAKPEPKGKGKAAKATKADGGVWAMEVEPAALAKGFLAKYVPALQKAAVKGQHLTEEDLGKLYGQATPGLEELLGLLHVVELAESGEFDRVVVDTAPTSHTLRLFDMPVGLRKFLGIVKAGAERAAGKGKKAAAPSEEQLFLEEFAAKAEKLLGQLKDPARSAFHLVTLAEPVPEAQTRMYFAQLRERGIPVVEVVVNQVEDKEGCTACLGRRGLQAPHVRKYQALDKNVPVHLVLKREVAPRGLELLKPFAKEWASGKETKTMEFAASEGPPALVRAPSMPPIAAPPLPPTRLIFFVGQGGVGKSSCAAAAAVTLTEKEGPVLLISTDPAHSLSDVLQSRLTDVETQVKGTKGLYARELDMAGWFSNLRKRWKEKAEKAFEGAPKTGNEVPTDLLLFRNLLDAAPPGIDELAAMSCLTDALVQERFKRIVVDGAPMVSSMRVVELTDTARGWFTALHGVLSKYKSKGLGELADDMAAFLKHIKRFEDALASPNESRFVVVTRGEDLAAERSERLVEYLKERKLQVERVLVNRVGPKADCPKCENRRKNELNAAKVIEKKIGLPVTVAPALGRHPAGLRELKAFRTAWYALSATAKTKAA from the coding sequence ATGAGCGACGCGCGAGTTCTTCACTTCTTCGGCGGCAAGGGCGGGGTGGGCAAGACCACGCTCGCGGCGGCGTACGCGCTGCGGCTCGCGGAGGAAGCGCCCAAGGAGAAGGTGCTGCTCGTCTCGTTGGATCCGGTGAGGTCGCTGTCGGATCTGCTGAACAAGAAGCTGTCGGCGAAGCCGGTGAAGGTGGAGGAGGACGAAGCCGCGGCGGCCGCCGCCAGGGAAGCGAAGCCGGAGCCCAAGGGCAAGGGCAAGGCGGCGAAGGCGACCAAGGCGGACGGGGGCGTGTGGGCGATGGAGGTGGAGCCCGCCGCGCTGGCCAAGGGTTTCCTCGCGAAGTACGTGCCGGCGCTGCAGAAGGCGGCGGTGAAGGGCCAGCACCTGACGGAGGAGGACCTGGGCAAGCTGTACGGCCAGGCCACCCCGGGGCTGGAGGAGCTGCTGGGCCTGCTGCACGTGGTGGAGCTGGCCGAGAGCGGCGAGTTCGACCGGGTGGTGGTGGACACGGCGCCCACGAGCCACACGCTGCGCCTGTTCGACATGCCGGTGGGGCTGCGCAAGTTCCTGGGCATCGTGAAGGCCGGGGCGGAGCGGGCCGCGGGCAAGGGCAAGAAGGCGGCGGCGCCCTCGGAGGAGCAGCTGTTCCTCGAGGAGTTCGCGGCCAAGGCGGAGAAGCTGCTGGGGCAGCTGAAGGATCCGGCGCGCTCGGCCTTCCACCTGGTGACGCTGGCCGAGCCGGTGCCCGAGGCGCAGACGCGCATGTACTTCGCGCAGCTGCGGGAGCGGGGCATTCCGGTGGTGGAGGTGGTGGTCAACCAGGTGGAGGACAAGGAAGGCTGTACGGCCTGCCTGGGCCGCCGCGGGTTGCAGGCGCCGCACGTGCGCAAGTACCAGGCGCTGGACAAGAACGTCCCGGTGCACCTGGTGCTCAAGCGCGAGGTGGCGCCGCGGGGCCTGGAGCTGCTCAAGCCCTTCGCCAAGGAGTGGGCGAGCGGCAAGGAGACGAAGACGATGGAGTTCGCCGCGTCCGAGGGCCCACCGGCCCTGGTGCGCGCTCCGTCGATGCCGCCGATCGCGGCGCCTCCGCTGCCTCCCACGCGGCTGATCTTCTTCGTGGGTCAGGGTGGGGTGGGGAAGAGCTCGTGCGCGGCCGCCGCGGCGGTGACGCTGACGGAGAAGGAGGGGCCGGTGCTCCTCATCTCCACGGATCCGGCGCACTCGCTGTCGGACGTGCTGCAGAGCCGGCTGACGGACGTGGAGACGCAGGTCAAGGGCACCAAGGGCCTGTACGCGCGCGAGCTGGACATGGCGGGTTGGTTCAGCAACCTGCGCAAGCGCTGGAAGGAGAAGGCGGAGAAGGCCTTCGAGGGCGCGCCGAAGACGGGCAACGAGGTGCCGACGGATCTGCTGCTGTTCCGCAACCTGCTGGACGCGGCGCCTCCGGGCATCGACGAGCTGGCGGCGATGTCGTGCCTGACGGACGCGCTGGTGCAGGAGCGCTTCAAGCGGATCGTGGTGGACGGGGCGCCCATGGTGAGCTCCATGCGCGTGGTGGAGCTGACGGACACGGCCAGGGGCTGGTTCACGGCGCTGCACGGGGTGCTCTCCAAGTACAAGTCCAAGGGCCTGGGCGAGCTGGCCGACGACATGGCGGCGTTCCTCAAGCACATCAAGCGCTTCGAGGATGCGCTGGCCTCGCCCAACGAGTCGCGCTTCGTGGTGGTGACGCGGGGTGAGGACCTGGCGGCGGAGCGCAGCGAGCGGCTGGTGGAGTATCTGAAGGAGCGCAAGCTGCAGGTGGAGCGCGTGCTGGTGAACCGGGTGGGTCCCAAGGCGGACTGCCCCAAGTGCGAGAACCGGCGGAAGAACGAGCTCAACGCGGCGAAGGTGATCGAGAAGAAGATCGGCCTGCCCGTGACGGTGGCGCCCGCGCTGGGCCGTCATCCGGCGGGTCTGCGCGAGCTGAAGGCCTTCCGGACGGCCTGGTACGCGCTGAGCGCCACGGCGAAGACGAAAGCGGCCTGA
- a CDS encoding histidine kinase dimerization/phospho-acceptor domain-containing protein — protein MINSTAASSSAPSVREGADPVVDAARYGAVPSLMDSLLHDVRNPLNALSIHLEVLSEKLKGETGQVPPSQEKNLKAMRDQIQRVDGILRRFAEFIVSRPGAPGDADLSETVTRALDVLSHESRKRRLQVRQAISAGVRARLSDTGELGFLVVQALMRAYGRSEQGADVLVAVRTEESRAVLEVVDATTSPAETTPEVAAALELRCAQLGVELQLRAGMCRLSFPLV, from the coding sequence GTGATCAACTCCACGGCTGCGAGCAGCAGTGCGCCCTCGGTGCGCGAAGGGGCAGACCCGGTGGTGGATGCCGCCCGTTACGGGGCGGTTCCCTCACTGATGGACAGCCTCCTGCACGATGTGCGTAACCCCTTGAATGCACTCTCCATCCACCTGGAAGTGCTGTCGGAGAAACTGAAGGGCGAGACGGGCCAGGTACCCCCCTCGCAGGAGAAGAACCTCAAGGCCATGCGCGATCAGATCCAGCGCGTGGACGGGATTCTCCGGCGCTTCGCCGAGTTCATCGTGAGCCGCCCGGGTGCGCCCGGTGACGCGGACTTGTCGGAGACGGTGACGCGGGCCCTGGACGTGCTGTCGCACGAGAGCCGCAAGCGGCGCCTCCAGGTGCGTCAGGCCATCTCCGCCGGGGTACGGGCGCGGCTGTCGGACACCGGCGAGCTGGGCTTCCTGGTGGTGCAGGCGCTGATGAGGGCCTATGGCCGCTCGGAGCAGGGCGCGGACGTCCTGGTGGCGGTGCGCACCGAGGAGTCCCGGGCCGTGCTCGAGGTGGTGGATGCCACGACCTCTCCCGCCGAGACCACCCCGGAGGTGGCCGCGGCCCTGGAGCTGCGGTGTGCGCAGCTCGGCGTGGAGCTGCAGCTGCGCGCGGGCATGTGCCGGCTTTCCTTCCCGCTCGTCTGA
- a CDS encoding serine/threonine protein kinase: MASPCPHCGSTDGSDHLCSASQMALIGQVLDGRYKIEDVLGQGGMGMVFSATQTSVQRPVAVKTLNPSLAAAPQFFERFRREAEIASRLRHPNVITIYDFGRAQDGTCYYVMELLEGESLRELVKRDGPMSLRRAVDVIEQACRGLAHAHEQGAVHRDIKPHNIMVQQLDKRDFVKVLDFGLVKALEAEDEHQLTSTGQVLGTPQYMPPEQAGGEHVDHRSDLYSMGGVFYYCLTGTSPYGANTVRKALTAALTQPVPTVAAKRLGAPVPQALEEFFAKALAREKEDRFQNAQEFIDAMLDAVADLAPEELDALPTNSVPEAGSSSKSSRAGSSSRPGQRSVSKPGRSSPSESRSRPGAPAARAGSQPSAARAAQPAARGSQPSSAAPARVGSGSSSAARPRPPRPEAAAPAPAPHHTHSLTEDVPRGSLGKKLALVAVPLLLIAAGGAVVVMRPAAPAEPPPSPLAEAKQAPTPAAPAVDSMLLVRIRSTPEGATVFAGDVQIGTAPLERRLRRDEVHELTFQLAGHQDVKRKLDFNGVVSDAETVSVTLEPVKAEPVAEPSRPSRPAKQGKDKEKDDSVPIFE, from the coding sequence ATGGCTTCCCCCTGCCCGCACTGCGGTAGCACCGACGGCTCCGACCACCTGTGCAGCGCCTCCCAGATGGCCCTCATCGGCCAGGTGCTCGATGGCCGCTACAAGATTGAAGACGTGCTCGGCCAGGGCGGCATGGGCATGGTCTTCAGCGCCACCCAGACGTCCGTCCAGCGCCCGGTGGCCGTCAAGACGCTCAACCCCTCGCTGGCCGCCGCGCCCCAGTTCTTCGAGCGTTTCCGGCGCGAGGCGGAGATCGCCAGCCGCCTGCGCCACCCCAACGTCATCACTATCTACGACTTCGGCCGCGCCCAGGACGGCACCTGCTACTACGTCATGGAGCTGCTCGAGGGCGAGAGCCTGCGCGAGCTCGTCAAGCGCGACGGCCCCATGTCCCTGCGCCGCGCCGTGGACGTCATCGAGCAGGCCTGCCGCGGTCTCGCCCACGCCCACGAGCAGGGCGCCGTCCACCGCGACATCAAGCCGCACAACATCATGGTGCAGCAGCTCGACAAGCGGGACTTCGTCAAGGTGCTGGACTTCGGCCTGGTGAAGGCGCTCGAGGCGGAGGACGAGCATCAGCTCACCTCCACCGGCCAGGTGCTCGGCACGCCCCAGTACATGCCTCCCGAGCAGGCCGGCGGCGAGCACGTGGATCACCGCTCCGACCTCTACTCGATGGGCGGCGTCTTCTACTACTGCCTCACGGGCACCTCGCCGTACGGGGCCAACACGGTGCGCAAGGCGCTCACCGCCGCCCTGACGCAGCCCGTGCCCACGGTGGCCGCCAAGCGCCTGGGAGCCCCCGTGCCCCAGGCCCTGGAGGAGTTCTTCGCCAAGGCCCTCGCCCGCGAGAAGGAGGACCGCTTCCAGAACGCCCAGGAGTTCATCGACGCCATGCTGGACGCGGTGGCGGACCTGGCTCCCGAGGAGCTGGATGCGCTCCCCACCAACTCGGTCCCCGAGGCGGGCAGCAGCAGCAAGAGCAGCAGGGCCGGCAGCAGCAGCAGGCCGGGTCAGCGCAGCGTGTCGAAGCCCGGCCGCTCCTCTCCGAGCGAGTCCCGCTCCCGTCCCGGTGCTCCGGCGGCGCGTGCGGGTTCGCAGCCGTCCGCGGCCCGCGCCGCCCAGCCCGCGGCCCGTGGCTCCCAGCCGTCCAGCGCGGCTCCCGCGCGGGTTGGCAGTGGGTCCTCCTCGGCCGCCCGTCCGCGCCCTCCCCGCCCCGAGGCCGCCGCTCCCGCTCCAGCGCCCCACCACACCCACTCGCTCACCGAGGACGTGCCGCGCGGCTCCCTGGGCAAGAAGCTCGCGCTCGTGGCGGTGCCGCTGCTGCTCATCGCCGCGGGTGGCGCGGTCGTGGTGATGCGCCCCGCGGCCCCGGCCGAGCCGCCGCCATCCCCCCTCGCCGAGGCGAAGCAGGCGCCGACGCCCGCGGCACCCGCCGTGGACAGCATGCTCCTGGTGCGCATCCGCTCCACCCCCGAGGGCGCCACCGTCTTCGCGGGGGATGTGCAGATCGGCACCGCTCCGCTGGAGCGCCGGCTTCGCCGGGACGAGGTGCACGAGCTGACCTTCCAGCTCGCCGGCCACCAGGACGTCAAGCGCAAGCTGGACTTCAATGGCGTGGTGTCGGACGCGGAGACCGTGAGCGTCACGCTCGAGCCCGTGAAGGCCGAGCCGGTGGCGGAGCCCTCCCGTCCTTCACGCCCCGCGAAACAGGGCAAGGACAAGGAGAAGGACGACTCCGTTCCCATCTTCGAGTAG
- a CDS encoding GAF domain-containing protein, with product MAEVTLDLRGMPKAEAYAELKKHIESVLEGINDDVAAMATMSCLLHNAFGHLWTGFYRVVEPGKLLRVGPYQGTLGCLEIRFGKGVCGTSAAKGETLVVADVHAFPGHITCDGRSASEIVVPVFGPNRELIAVLDIDSEHKATFDDVDRRALEEIMGWFSRRK from the coding sequence ATGGCTGAAGTCACCCTGGATCTGCGCGGCATGCCCAAGGCCGAGGCCTACGCCGAGCTCAAGAAGCACATCGAGTCCGTCCTGGAGGGCATCAACGACGACGTGGCCGCCATGGCCACCATGAGCTGCCTGCTCCACAACGCCTTCGGGCACCTGTGGACCGGCTTCTACCGCGTCGTGGAGCCCGGCAAGCTGCTGCGCGTCGGCCCCTACCAGGGAACCCTCGGCTGCCTGGAGATCCGTTTCGGCAAGGGCGTCTGCGGCACCTCCGCCGCCAAGGGCGAGACCCTCGTCGTCGCCGATGTGCACGCCTTCCCCGGCCACATCACCTGTGACGGCCGCTCGGCCTCGGAGATCGTCGTTCCCGTCTTCGGACCCAACCGCGAGCTGATCGCCGTGCTCGACATCGACTCCGAGCACAAGGCCACCTTCGACGACGTGGATCGCCGTGCACTCGAGGAGATCATGGGCTGGTTCTCGCGCCGGAAGTAG
- the cmk gene encoding (d)CMP kinase, whose protein sequence is MSARPFIVAIDGPAGAGKSTVSKVLARRLGFALVDTGAIYRSVALKARREGLAFDDDEKLGELLSRVRISFQVVGEDNHVFLDGEDVSGEIRTPENSMAASQVSSRPVVRAGLLSLQRRLALGAPKGAILEGRDIGTVVFPDADAKFFLEADPDTRARRRFEELFQKGVERSLEEVLADQIKRDQDDASRAVAPLKPAEDAMRLDSTSMPLSEVVRILEQTILERMSKR, encoded by the coding sequence ATGAGCGCGCGCCCCTTCATCGTGGCGATCGACGGCCCGGCGGGCGCGGGCAAGTCGACGGTGTCGAAGGTGCTGGCGCGGCGGCTGGGCTTCGCGCTGGTGGACACGGGGGCCATCTACCGCAGCGTGGCGCTGAAGGCGCGGCGCGAGGGGCTCGCCTTCGACGACGACGAGAAGCTGGGCGAGCTGCTGAGCCGGGTGCGCATCTCCTTCCAGGTGGTGGGCGAGGACAACCACGTGTTCCTGGATGGCGAGGACGTGTCGGGGGAGATCCGGACGCCGGAGAACTCGATGGCGGCCTCGCAGGTGTCGAGCCGGCCGGTGGTGCGCGCGGGGCTGCTGTCGCTGCAGCGGCGGCTGGCGCTGGGCGCCCCCAAGGGAGCGATCCTGGAGGGACGCGACATCGGGACGGTGGTGTTCCCGGACGCGGACGCGAAGTTCTTCCTGGAGGCGGATCCGGACACCCGGGCGCGGCGCCGCTTCGAGGAGCTCTTCCAGAAGGGCGTGGAGCGCTCGCTGGAAGAGGTGCTGGCGGATCAGATCAAGCGGGACCAGGACGACGCGTCGCGAGCGGTGGCGCCGTTGAAGCCAGCGGAGGACGCGATGCGGCTCGACTCGACGAGCATGCCGCTGTCCGAGGTGGTGCGGATCCTGGAGCAGACGATCCTGGAGCGGATGTCCAAGAGGTGA
- the nla6 gene encoding enhancer binding protein Nla6: MGSARILAVDDERDTCEALAEMLTAWGHKVETAFDAHDALRKAGEFRPDVVLSDLAMPETDGLGLLRALRDELPDCPVVLLTGHGTITAAVEAIREGAYDFIVKPLDTARLKVCIDRALEKKETMREVQGLRRRLKQLGSSDFIGQSASMRKVFELIEKVAPSKASVAISGESGTGKEVVARSIHNLSQRRDKPFVAINCASIPATLIESEIFGHEKGAFTGADQRRPGVFELAHGGTLFLDELGEIPIELQAKLLRVLEESRLRRLGGKVELEVDVRVLCATNRDLKKEIEAKRFREDLYFRLNVFQIALPPLRERRDDVPILVQHFVEKFRGDSAKRVTGVHPDAMETLKNHEWPGNIRELRNAVERAVILCDGELIMREHLPPDMAGKSPERHTFRLPYGLSLDAVEREYILGSLQRNGNNKARTAEVLGVSEKTLYNKLNRYAAEARQQGGKEQGNTLSHGGPSLGSTPEIR, translated from the coding sequence GTGGGCAGCGCGCGAATTCTGGCCGTGGACGACGAGCGCGATACGTGCGAGGCGCTGGCGGAGATGTTGACCGCCTGGGGCCACAAGGTCGAGACCGCGTTCGACGCACACGACGCTCTGCGCAAGGCGGGCGAGTTCCGCCCGGATGTGGTCCTGTCCGACCTGGCCATGCCGGAGACGGACGGTCTGGGCTTGTTGCGCGCCCTGCGCGATGAGCTGCCGGACTGCCCGGTGGTGCTCCTCACCGGCCATGGCACCATCACCGCCGCGGTGGAGGCCATCCGCGAGGGCGCCTATGACTTCATCGTCAAGCCGCTCGACACCGCGCGGCTGAAGGTCTGCATCGACCGGGCGCTGGAGAAGAAGGAGACGATGCGCGAGGTGCAGGGCCTGCGCCGGCGCCTCAAGCAGCTCGGCTCCTCGGACTTCATCGGCCAGTCGGCGTCCATGCGCAAGGTGTTCGAGCTCATCGAGAAGGTGGCTCCCTCCAAGGCGAGCGTGGCCATCTCCGGTGAGTCCGGTACGGGCAAGGAGGTGGTGGCGCGCTCCATCCACAACCTGTCCCAGCGGCGCGACAAGCCCTTCGTCGCCATCAACTGCGCCTCCATCCCCGCCACCCTGATCGAGTCGGAAATCTTCGGCCACGAGAAGGGCGCCTTCACCGGCGCGGATCAGCGCCGTCCCGGCGTCTTCGAGCTGGCCCACGGCGGCACGCTCTTCCTGGACGAGCTCGGTGAAATCCCCATCGAGCTGCAGGCCAAGCTGCTGCGCGTGCTCGAGGAGAGCCGGCTGCGGCGGCTGGGCGGCAAGGTGGAGCTCGAGGTGGACGTGCGCGTGCTGTGCGCCACCAACCGTGATCTCAAGAAGGAGATCGAGGCCAAGCGCTTCCGCGAGGATCTCTACTTCCGCCTCAACGTCTTCCAGATCGCGCTGCCGCCCCTGCGCGAGCGCCGCGACGACGTCCCCATCCTGGTGCAGCACTTCGTGGAGAAGTTCCGCGGGGACTCGGCCAAGCGCGTGACGGGCGTCCACCCGGACGCCATGGAGACGCTCAAGAACCACGAGTGGCCGGGCAACATCCGCGAGCTGCGCAATGCCGTGGAGCGCGCCGTCATCCTCTGCGACGGCGAGCTCATCATGCGCGAGCACCTGCCCCCCGACATGGCGGGCAAGAGCCCCGAGCGCCACACCTTCCGCCTGCCCTACGGCCTGTCGCTCGACGCGGTGGAGCGCGAGTACATCCTCGGCAGCCTCCAGCGCAACGGGAACAACAAGGCCCGGACGGCAGAGGTGCTCGGGGTGAGCGAGAAGACGCTCTACAACAAGCTCAACCGGTACGCCGCCGAGGCGCGCCAGCAGGGCGGCAAGGAGCAGGGCAACACCCTGTCCCATGGCGGCCCCTCCCTGGGCAGCACTCCGGAAATCCGCTGA
- a CDS encoding tetratricopeptide repeat protein, producing MHRLLLLLALVLATPSAAQSAPAPARALNTEGFRLYQAGKYPEALEKFEAAAQADPKLALAHYNVAATLGVLRKQGQICPYSAHRQTILERLNTSIQLDPRRLARAKQDADLDPIRDTLGWQKLLGRSPSRQADVPELLRRVTWFSPGEGVYGSTRRLTFPDGKRVVLWRRVIEDPTRTEEQAGTYTLKGRSITLTFPGRKPLKGQMSTRGVLEFEELGAFQDSPSECEA from the coding sequence ATGCACCGCCTGCTCCTCCTGCTCGCCCTCGTCCTCGCCACCCCCTCGGCCGCCCAGTCGGCCCCCGCGCCGGCCCGCGCCCTCAATACCGAGGGTTTCCGCCTCTACCAGGCCGGCAAGTACCCTGAAGCCCTGGAGAAGTTCGAGGCCGCCGCCCAGGCCGACCCCAAGCTCGCCCTCGCCCACTACAACGTGGCCGCCACCCTGGGGGTGCTGCGCAAGCAGGGGCAGATCTGCCCGTACTCCGCCCACCGGCAGACGATCCTCGAGCGGCTGAACACCTCCATCCAGTTGGATCCCCGCCGGCTCGCGCGGGCGAAGCAGGACGCGGACCTGGATCCCATCCGCGACACCCTGGGCTGGCAGAAGCTGCTGGGCCGCTCCCCCTCGCGCCAGGCCGATGTCCCCGAGCTCCTCCGCCGCGTCACCTGGTTCTCCCCCGGCGAGGGCGTCTACGGCTCCACCCGCAGGCTCACCTTCCCCGATGGCAAACGCGTCGTGCTCTGGCGCCGCGTCATCGAGGACCCCACCCGCACCGAGGAGCAGGCCGGCACGTACACCCTCAAGGGCCGCTCCATCACGCTGACGTTCCCCGGACGCAAGCCCCTCAAGGGGCAGATGAGCACTCGCGGAGTGCTTGAATTCGAGGAGTTGGGAGCGTTCCAGGACTCTCCGTCCGAGTGCGAAGCCTAG
- a CDS encoding acetyl-CoA carboxylase carboxyltransferase subunit alpha has translation MANGINYPLDFERPLIELEKKIDELKALSASGSVDFTSEISKLEKKAKKLQTEIFSDLSRWQVVQLSRHSSRPYFLDYVQHLFPDFFELAGDRRFGEDPSIVGGFARFEGRTVMLIGHQKGRNTKENMARNFGMPRPEGYRKAQRLMEMAERFDKPILTFVDTPGAYPGIGAEERGQAEAIAVNLEVMSRLKVPIIATVIGEGGSGGALAIGVGNRVLMLENSVYSVITPEGCASILFRDATKAAKAADAMRPTAKDLKEMNIIDEVVPEPAGGAHRDYAKAADNLAKVLRRNLAELSELSGDELVQDRYEKFRALGVFSEGR, from the coding sequence ATGGCGAACGGCATCAACTATCCACTCGATTTCGAGCGCCCGCTCATCGAGCTGGAGAAGAAGATTGACGAGCTCAAAGCCCTCTCGGCGAGCGGCTCGGTGGATTTCACCTCGGAAATCTCCAAGCTGGAGAAGAAGGCCAAGAAGCTTCAGACGGAGATCTTCAGTGATCTCTCGCGCTGGCAGGTGGTGCAACTGTCGCGCCACAGCTCGCGTCCGTACTTCCTCGACTACGTGCAGCACCTGTTCCCGGACTTCTTCGAGCTGGCGGGGGATCGCCGCTTCGGAGAGGACCCCTCCATCGTGGGCGGCTTCGCGCGCTTCGAGGGCCGGACGGTGATGCTGATCGGCCACCAGAAGGGGCGCAACACGAAGGAGAACATGGCGCGCAACTTCGGCATGCCGCGCCCCGAGGGCTACCGCAAGGCGCAGCGGCTGATGGAGATGGCCGAGCGCTTCGACAAGCCCATCCTCACCTTCGTGGACACGCCGGGTGCCTACCCGGGCATCGGCGCCGAGGAGCGCGGCCAGGCCGAGGCCATCGCGGTGAACCTGGAGGTGATGAGCCGGCTGAAGGTGCCCATCATCGCCACGGTCATCGGCGAGGGCGGCTCCGGCGGCGCGCTGGCCATCGGCGTGGGCAACCGCGTGCTGATGCTGGAGAACAGCGTCTACTCGGTGATCACCCCCGAGGGCTGCGCCTCCATCCTCTTCCGTGACGCCACCAAGGCGGCCAAGGCGGCGGACGCGATGAGACCGACGGCCAAGGATCTCAAGGAGATGAACATCATCGACGAGGTCGTCCCCGAGCCGGCCGGCGGCGCGCACCGCGACTACGCCAAGGCCGCGGACAACCTGGCCAAGGTGCTCCGCAGGAACCTGGCCGAGTTGTCCGAGCTGTCGGGCGACGAGCTGGTCCAGGACCGCTACGAGAAATTCCGCGCGCTCGGTGTGTTCTCCGAGGGGCGCTAG
- the hisC gene encoding histidinol-phosphate transaminase, giving the protein MRPLVPPYIETLKPYVPGKPIEETEREYGLTGVIKLASNENPLGPSPKAIEAMRIASQKVHLYPDASSYSLVRRLAEHLGVKPEEVVLGCGSNEIIELLIRTFTTPEDEVLLCKGSFPAYRISVQAHGRPFAEVPMREGYRYDLEAMAKAINPRTRMIFIANPDNPTGTTFGRQEWERFLAKVPEHVLVVHDEAYFEFVDWPEYFSAVEYFRKHANVVALRTFSKIYGLAGLRLGYGVMDARLVAYLQRTRMPFNLTIPAQMGGLAALEDVEHVRRTRELNSEGLRYYQTELPKLGAKLAESHANFVLADFGRPALELYEKLLRKGVIVRPMAGNGYPTSLRISVGTREENARCVTALREVLAS; this is encoded by the coding sequence ATGAGACCGCTCGTCCCGCCGTACATCGAGACGCTCAAGCCCTACGTTCCGGGCAAACCCATCGAGGAGACGGAGCGCGAGTACGGGCTCACGGGCGTCATCAAGCTGGCGTCCAACGAAAACCCGCTGGGGCCCTCGCCCAAGGCCATCGAGGCCATGCGGATTGCCTCGCAGAAGGTGCACCTGTACCCGGACGCGAGCAGCTATTCGCTGGTGCGCCGGCTGGCCGAGCACCTGGGCGTGAAGCCGGAAGAGGTGGTGCTGGGGTGCGGCTCGAATGAAATCATCGAGCTGCTCATCCGCACCTTCACCACGCCCGAGGACGAGGTGCTGCTGTGCAAGGGCTCGTTCCCGGCGTATCGCATCTCGGTGCAGGCGCATGGCCGGCCCTTCGCGGAAGTGCCCATGCGCGAGGGGTACCGGTATGACCTGGAGGCGATGGCGAAGGCGATCAACCCGCGCACGCGGATGATCTTCATCGCCAACCCGGACAACCCCACGGGGACGACGTTCGGCCGCCAGGAGTGGGAGCGCTTCCTGGCGAAGGTGCCGGAGCACGTGCTGGTGGTCCACGACGAGGCCTACTTCGAGTTCGTGGACTGGCCGGAGTACTTCAGCGCGGTGGAGTACTTCCGCAAGCACGCGAACGTGGTGGCGCTGCGCACGTTCAGCAAGATCTACGGGCTGGCGGGGCTGCGGCTGGGGTACGGGGTGATGGACGCGCGGCTGGTGGCGTACCTGCAGCGCACGCGGATGCCCTTCAACCTGACGATTCCGGCGCAGATGGGCGGGCTGGCGGCGCTGGAGGACGTGGAGCACGTGCGGCGCACGCGCGAGCTCAACAGCGAGGGGCTGCGCTACTACCAGACGGAGCTGCCCAAGCTGGGGGCGAAGCTGGCGGAGAGCCACGCCAACTTCGTGCTGGCGGACTTCGGGCGGCCGGCGCTGGAGCTGTACGAGAAGCTGCTGCGCAAGGGCGTCATCGTGCGGCCCATGGCGGGCAACGGGTACCCCACGTCGCTGCGCATCTCGGTGGGAACGCGCGAGGAGAACGCGCGCTGCGTGACGGCGCTGCGAGAGGTGCTCGCCTCATGA